A portion of the Paenibacillus hamazuiensis genome contains these proteins:
- a CDS encoding YheC/YheD family protein: MPGKWGLHRFYAKDNRIKGHLPPTEIFRLNTLRKFMRLYGSVYIKPNMEHMGKGIVKAWRISEGYTFVKVRGKPSPAVPTVRELYRMLNITPKSSSHIIQKTIELAEIDGRPFDIRVMMMRNGRGKWEYAAMLAKVAGQRSIVTNVRRGRGYVLEVPEALKKTKLFGSKQIGMLEEELIELSERICRRFDKYKRSSQIGIDFAVDRAGRIWVIEINFDFPSHELFKKLPDLTAYRKIKRMAAVLRRLRRKRSRRIES, from the coding sequence ATGCCGGGCAAATGGGGGCTGCACCGCTTTTATGCCAAGGACAACCGCATTAAAGGTCATTTGCCGCCGACCGAGATTTTCCGGCTGAATACGCTGAGGAAATTCATGCGGTTGTACGGTTCCGTCTATATTAAGCCGAACATGGAGCATATGGGAAAAGGTATCGTGAAAGCATGGAGAATTTCCGAGGGCTATACTTTCGTCAAGGTGAGGGGAAAGCCTTCGCCTGCGGTGCCAACTGTACGTGAGCTTTATCGAATGCTGAACATTACGCCGAAATCGTCTTCCCACATTATTCAAAAAACGATCGAGCTCGCCGAAATCGACGGCCGCCCGTTTGATATCCGCGTGATGATGATGCGAAACGGCCGGGGAAAATGGGAGTATGCGGCCATGCTCGCCAAAGTTGCCGGCCAGCGCAGCATCGTCACCAATGTGCGGCGCGGCCGCGGATATGTGCTTGAGGTTCCCGAGGCGCTGAAAAAAACCAAGCTGTTCGGTTCGAAGCAAATCGGCATGCTCGAGGAAGAACTGATCGAACTGAGCGAGCGCATTTGCCGCAGGTTCGATAAATACAAGCGTTCCTCGCAAATCGGTATAGACTTTGCCGTCGACAGGGCTGGCCGCATCTGGGTGATCGAAATCAATTTCGATTTTCCGTCCCATGAACTGTTTAAGAAGCTGCCGGATCTAACGGCATACCGCAAAATCAAACGGATGGCGGCCGTGCTGCGGCGGTTGCGAAGGAAGCGAAGCCGCCGGATAGAGTCTTGA
- the panD gene encoding aspartate 1-decarboxylase: MQRLMCKGKIHRATVTEARLDYVGSITIDARLMKEANIRPYEMVQITSLRNATRWKTYAIEAPAGSGKICLNGPPAHLFQPGDIVIILSLGLFDEEELKTLRPKVVFVDENNEMTRIETHDLIVREQDDALREG; the protein is encoded by the coding sequence TTGCAAAGATTGATGTGCAAAGGCAAAATACATCGGGCCACCGTCACGGAAGCCCGTCTCGATTACGTAGGAAGCATTACGATAGATGCCCGTTTGATGAAGGAAGCGAATATTCGGCCTTACGAAATGGTGCAAATCACCAGCCTGAGAAACGCTACCCGCTGGAAAACGTATGCGATCGAAGCGCCTGCAGGTTCCGGGAAGATTTGCTTGAACGGACCGCCGGCCCATCTGTTTCAGCCCGGCGATATCGTGATCATACTGAGCCTCGGCTTGTTTGACGAAGAGGAGCTGAAGACGCTGCGGCCCAAGGTGGTGTTTGTCGATGAAAACAACGAAATGACCCGCATCGAAACTCACGATCTGATCGTGAGGGAGCAGGACGATGCATTGAGAGAAGGGTAA
- a CDS encoding threonine synthase, whose translation MTKLDLVCLQCHRREPFGLKAKCSCGGTMLVEYDLERIASALTKTELCARISSMWRYKEWLPVSDEKSIVTLGEGWTPLIRMPVLEKRHDVAALLVKREEQNPTGSFKSRGFSAAVSLLKEWGIRKAAVPSNGNAASALAAYAARAGIEATVIVPRDCPGIIVEECLRYGARTYYVDGLIHDAGRIIDEGKDEQTWFNIGTMREPGRVEGKKTMGLEIAEQLGWRLPDVIIYPTGGGSGIVGLWKAFRELKQMNWVSGDLPRLVSVQEAGCQPIVDAVRQGGRWPSKPAHASSSPTGLRVPNPPDGELIVSILLKTNGTAVAVSREEIQDAARQMGRQGLSCSPEGASTWAGFLRLRASGWIGSRETVVLFNTSHADKYLDWEPSVKPPVIRTYADMKRNF comes from the coding sequence ATGACCAAGTTGGATCTGGTGTGCTTGCAATGCCACCGCCGCGAGCCGTTCGGGCTCAAGGCGAAATGCAGTTGCGGCGGCACCATGCTGGTCGAATACGATTTGGAGCGCATCGCTTCCGCTTTGACGAAGACGGAGCTGTGCGCGCGTATTTCATCCATGTGGAGGTATAAGGAATGGCTTCCCGTGTCGGACGAGAAATCTATCGTCACGCTGGGGGAAGGCTGGACACCGCTGATTCGCATGCCGGTGCTTGAAAAACGGCACGATGTCGCTGCGCTGCTCGTGAAACGCGAGGAGCAGAATCCGACGGGCAGCTTTAAATCCCGGGGGTTCTCGGCGGCCGTCTCCCTGTTAAAAGAATGGGGCATTCGCAAAGCGGCCGTGCCTTCCAACGGCAACGCGGCATCCGCGCTGGCCGCTTACGCCGCCAGGGCCGGCATCGAGGCGACGGTGATCGTACCCCGAGATTGCCCGGGGATCATCGTAGAGGAATGTCTACGCTATGGAGCACGAACATATTATGTGGACGGGTTGATCCACGATGCAGGCCGGATTATCGACGAAGGAAAAGACGAGCAAACGTGGTTTAATATCGGCACCATGCGGGAGCCGGGGCGAGTCGAAGGCAAAAAAACGATGGGGCTTGAAATCGCCGAACAACTTGGCTGGCGGCTCCCGGACGTGATCATCTATCCGACCGGCGGCGGATCAGGAATCGTCGGGTTGTGGAAAGCGTTCCGCGAGCTGAAACAAATGAATTGGGTGAGCGGCGATCTGCCTCGTCTCGTGAGCGTGCAGGAGGCCGGCTGCCAGCCTATCGTCGATGCGGTGCGCCAAGGAGGACGTTGGCCTTCCAAGCCTGCCCACGCGTCATCGAGCCCTACGGGCTTGCGGGTGCCGAATCCGCCGGACGGCGAGCTGATTGTATCTATATTGCTGAAAACAAACGGAACGGCCGTCGCGGTGAGCCGGGAGGAGATTCAGGATGCGGCACGGCAGATGGGCCGCCAAGGGCTAAGCTGCTCTCCCGAAGGAGCTTCCACTTGGGCGGGCTTTTTGCGGCTGCGGGCGAGCGGCTGGATCGGCAGCCGCGAAACGGTGGTGCTTTTCAACACTTCGCACGCGGATAAGTACCTCGATTGGGAACCGAGCGTAAAACCGCCGGTCATCCGGACCTACGCGGATATGAAGCGAAACTTCTGA
- a CDS encoding sugar phosphate isomerase/epimerase family protein: protein MLRGLTRAGLGDIGSNERFIELAAQYGFQSVDASAKELVDAHGVDGARALLEKHGISIGSIGLIVQWRTTEEEFRAGLSGLAAHAEAAAQLGCTACTTYILPSTDYPAAHFMALATRRLRTCAQILGAYGVRLGLEFVGPHHLRTRWANPFIWTLQETLDWIDAIGEPNVGLLFDAYHWYTNELNVDDIRALRPSQIVHVHINDAPDVPVAEVLDNERLYTGEGVIDLVGFVRGLRDIGYTGAVAQEVLLPKPPAESPEKLLERSKAGFDKVFGAAGL, encoded by the coding sequence ATGCTGAGAGGGTTAACGCGCGCCGGACTTGGCGACATCGGGAGCAATGAACGTTTTATCGAGCTGGCGGCGCAATACGGCTTCCAGTCGGTCGATGCAAGCGCGAAGGAGCTTGTCGACGCGCATGGTGTGGACGGTGCCAGGGCTCTGCTGGAGAAGCACGGGATAAGCATCGGCTCCATTGGCCTTATCGTACAGTGGAGGACGACGGAAGAGGAGTTTCGCGCCGGATTGAGCGGGCTGGCGGCGCACGCCGAAGCGGCGGCACAGCTCGGCTGCACCGCGTGCACCACGTACATTTTGCCGTCGACGGATTATCCGGCTGCGCATTTTATGGCTTTGGCGACGCGGCGCCTGCGCACGTGCGCGCAAATTTTGGGAGCGTACGGCGTGCGTCTTGGCCTCGAATTCGTCGGGCCGCACCATTTGCGCACCCGATGGGCGAACCCGTTTATTTGGACGCTGCAGGAAACGCTCGATTGGATCGATGCCATCGGCGAACCGAACGTGGGCCTGCTGTTTGACGCATATCATTGGTATACGAACGAGCTGAACGTGGACGACATACGCGCGCTGCGGCCGTCACAAATCGTGCATGTGCACATCAACGACGCGCCGGACGTGCCGGTGGCCGAAGTGCTCGACAACGAGCGGCTGTATACGGGCGAAGGCGTGATCGACCTGGTCGGCTTCGTGCGCGGCCTGCGCGATATCGGCTACACGGGCGCAGTGGCGCAGGAAGTGCTGCTGCCGAAGCCTCCGGCCGAATCTCCGGAGAAGCTGCTCGAGCGGTCGAAGGCAGGCTTCGACAAGGTGTTCGGCGCCGCCGGGCTGTAA
- a CDS encoding Gfo/Idh/MocA family protein: MGNSGKIRIGVIGAGNIGNVHMREFSKLGNECVITAVTDAYMPLAEQRAKEYDIAKVASSPEELIQSGDVDAVIIGVPNQFHAPLAVQALEAGKHVLLEKPMGLNAEAARQIYKASQASDKVLMVSHQMRWESVAMQIKEQADRGELGRIYTAKTGWFRRKGIPGWGTWFTRMDQSGGGPLIDIGVHMLDLALYLMGNPKPVSVFGSTYAEFGPRRKGIGTWGKPDWNGVYDVEDMATALIKMEDGSTLTLEVSWAVHMDTDNVPFIHLMGTEGGASYKGPQGKLLTEKFDRPIETELRRPDNDEGERQRLSRHFLECVREGKEPISSALTGYTNNLVLDAIYESSRTGHEVRLKWD; encoded by the coding sequence ATGGGAAACAGCGGTAAAATCAGAATCGGCGTAATCGGAGCCGGCAACATTGGAAACGTTCACATGCGCGAATTTTCCAAGCTGGGGAATGAATGCGTCATTACGGCGGTGACCGACGCCTATATGCCTTTGGCGGAGCAGCGCGCGAAGGAATATGACATTGCCAAAGTCGCTTCCAGCCCGGAGGAGCTCATCCAGAGCGGCGACGTTGATGCCGTCATCATCGGCGTGCCGAATCAGTTTCACGCTCCGTTGGCCGTTCAGGCCCTCGAAGCCGGCAAACACGTGCTGCTGGAGAAGCCGATGGGCCTTAACGCCGAGGCGGCCCGGCAAATCTATAAAGCGAGCCAGGCGTCGGACAAAGTGCTGATGGTGTCGCATCAGATGCGCTGGGAATCCGTGGCGATGCAAATCAAGGAGCAGGCGGACCGCGGCGAGCTTGGCCGCATTTACACCGCCAAAACCGGCTGGTTCCGCCGCAAGGGGATCCCCGGCTGGGGCACCTGGTTCACGCGGATGGACCAATCGGGCGGCGGCCCGCTCATCGATATCGGCGTGCACATGCTCGACCTCGCGCTCTACCTGATGGGCAATCCGAAGCCGGTTTCCGTATTCGGCTCGACTTACGCCGAGTTCGGGCCGCGCCGCAAAGGGATCGGCACATGGGGCAAACCGGACTGGAACGGGGTCTACGACGTCGAGGACATGGCTACCGCGCTGATCAAAATGGAAGACGGCAGCACGCTGACGCTGGAAGTCAGCTGGGCGGTCCACATGGATACCGACAACGTGCCTTTCATCCATTTGATGGGCACCGAAGGCGGCGCTTCTTATAAAGGACCGCAAGGCAAGCTGCTGACCGAGAAGTTCGACCGTCCGATCGAGACGGAGCTGCGGAGGCCCGACAACGACGAAGGCGAGCGTCAGCGCCTGAGCCGCCACTTCCTCGAATGCGTGCGCGAAGGCAAGGAGCCGATCAGCTCGGCATTAACCGGGTATACGAACAATTTGGTGCTGGATGCGATTTATGAATCGTCCCGCACCGGACATGAAGTGCGGCTGAAATGGGATTAA
- a CDS encoding AraC family transcriptional regulator has product MTYFPKYLKTYPNMHSSFPFHLSMNRLSNGYPAHRHDFLEFSYVVEGSGSETINGINHRMEPGTFTFVLPYQVHELFTDPGSTLVLYNCMFSMDLLMEKSTDGDFSALLDDEELLPSYAQLTGSDMECMDRLLDQMYREYGGSGRWRETVILLKLKEALVYFDRFRRGHASDPATPSRPAVKQGYPVWPIIHYIHRNYQEDLSLSDLAKKFPLSVSRISEVIKQTTGQTFVHFLHDLRIRHACGLLVSTEMSVAEIALEVGYGSYKTFSRIFRESKGVVPTEYRKLKA; this is encoded by the coding sequence ATGACTTACTTTCCAAAATATTTAAAAACGTACCCGAATATGCACTCCTCTTTTCCGTTTCACCTGAGCATGAACCGGCTGTCGAACGGCTATCCGGCCCATCGCCACGATTTTCTCGAGTTTTCCTACGTGGTCGAGGGAAGCGGCTCGGAAACGATCAACGGCATCAATCATCGCATGGAGCCCGGTACCTTTACGTTCGTGCTGCCGTATCAGGTGCACGAGCTGTTTACGGACCCTGGCAGCACGCTGGTGCTGTACAACTGCATGTTCAGCATGGACCTGCTCATGGAAAAAAGCACGGACGGCGATTTCTCCGCGCTGCTGGACGATGAGGAGCTGCTTCCTTCTTACGCGCAGCTTACCGGCTCGGATATGGAATGCATGGACCGCCTTCTCGATCAAATGTACCGCGAATATGGAGGCAGCGGGCGCTGGAGAGAAACGGTGATCCTGCTCAAGCTGAAGGAGGCGCTCGTCTATTTCGACCGTTTCCGCAGGGGACACGCATCCGACCCGGCCACTCCGTCCCGCCCCGCCGTCAAGCAAGGGTATCCGGTATGGCCGATCATCCATTACATTCACCGCAACTACCAGGAGGACCTGTCGCTTTCCGATCTGGCCAAAAAGTTTCCGCTCAGCGTCTCGCGCATCAGCGAGGTGATCAAGCAGACGACGGGGCAGACGTTCGTCCACTTTCTGCACGATCTGCGTATCCGCCACGCCTGCGGCCTGCTGGTTTCCACCGAAATGAGCGTGGCGGAAATCGCGCTGGAGGTCGGTTACGGCTCGTACAAGACGTTTTCCCGCATCTTTCGGGAGAGCAAAGGCGTAGTCCCGACCGAATACCGCAAGCTGAAAGCCTGA
- a CDS encoding DNA ligase produces MPTFIPPMLAAPGTAPFDDDNYIFEPKWDGARIQLHKNGDRVEAYARNGANVTFKFPELAQAADAIDAHSAILDCEGICLRDGRPAFDDFAYRLRLSHSLKIEQALRTHPATFVAFDVLFSGGDSLLNEPLMERKRRLQGIIRPSALLTPTMYREGDGRVLFEQTDALGLEGIVAKRKHSLYVPGSRTADWLKFKHVRTIDTVVLGYRMEPFELVLGLHFRTVKNKPVASVSSGISEEMRRLFLELAQPLHAARERGVQRLEPRLVCRIQYADRTDTHQLKETSFVRFVPDKAPEDCVWPG; encoded by the coding sequence GTGCCGACGTTCATACCGCCCATGCTGGCCGCGCCGGGAACGGCGCCGTTTGACGACGATAATTACATATTTGAGCCGAAATGGGATGGAGCGAGGATACAGCTGCACAAAAACGGCGACCGCGTGGAGGCATATGCCCGAAACGGGGCAAATGTCACCTTTAAATTCCCTGAGCTTGCGCAGGCGGCCGACGCGATCGATGCGCATTCGGCGATTTTGGATTGCGAAGGCATCTGCCTGCGTGACGGCAGGCCGGCGTTTGACGATTTTGCCTATCGGCTCAGGCTCAGCCATTCGCTCAAAATCGAACAGGCGCTGCGAACGCATCCTGCGACATTTGTTGCGTTCGACGTGTTGTTCAGCGGCGGCGATTCTCTCTTGAACGAACCGCTGATGGAACGGAAGCGCCGTCTGCAGGGCATAATCCGGCCTTCCGCTCTTTTGACCCCTACGATGTACCGGGAGGGGGACGGACGCGTTTTGTTCGAGCAGACGGATGCGCTCGGACTGGAAGGAATCGTGGCGAAGCGGAAGCATTCGCTGTACGTCCCGGGCTCGCGCACTGCGGACTGGCTTAAATTCAAGCATGTCCGGACCATTGATACCGTAGTGCTCGGATACCGTATGGAGCCGTTCGAACTGGTGCTCGGCCTTCATTTCCGAACAGTCAAAAACAAACCGGTCGCATCGGTCAGCAGCGGCATTTCCGAGGAAATGCGGCGGCTTTTTCTGGAGTTGGCGCAGCCTTTGCATGCGGCCCGGGAAAGGGGCGTTCAGCGGCTGGAGCCTCGCCTCGTGTGCCGCATCCAATATGCGGACCGCACGGATACGCATCAGCTGAAGGAAACGTCGTTTGTACGGTTCGTTCCGGACAAGGCTCCGGAAGATTGCGTTTGGCCAGGGTAA
- a CDS encoding sugar phosphate isomerase/epimerase family protein translates to MKIAAQLYTLRDFLKTPEDIAATLKKVKQIGYNAVQVSGVGPIDSRRLKELADQEQLAICATHISYGDLTEKLDEVIEKHQLWNCKYVGLGGLPQEFRDSREGYEKFAKIATDIGKKLREAGLQFIYHNHDFEFVKFDGKTGMDILFEQADPEAVHFELDVHWVQAGGADPAAWIEKVKGRMMVVHLKDMKVTNNRGERLFAEVGEGNMNFPRILQACVDTGVEWGAVEQDQCYERNPFDSLEISLRNLQALGFGK, encoded by the coding sequence TTGAAAATTGCGGCACAGCTATACACGTTAAGAGATTTTTTGAAAACTCCGGAAGACATCGCGGCGACGCTGAAAAAAGTGAAGCAAATCGGTTACAATGCGGTTCAGGTGTCCGGGGTAGGTCCGATCGACAGCCGCCGGCTGAAGGAACTGGCGGACCAGGAGCAGCTGGCGATCTGCGCGACGCACATTTCGTACGGAGATTTGACGGAGAAGCTGGACGAAGTAATCGAGAAACACCAGCTGTGGAACTGCAAATATGTCGGGCTCGGCGGGTTGCCGCAAGAGTTTCGGGATTCCCGCGAAGGGTACGAAAAGTTTGCCAAAATCGCCACGGATATCGGCAAAAAGCTGCGTGAAGCCGGGCTGCAGTTTATTTATCACAACCACGATTTCGAGTTTGTCAAATTCGACGGCAAAACCGGCATGGACATTTTGTTCGAGCAGGCCGATCCGGAAGCGGTCCATTTTGAGCTCGACGTGCATTGGGTGCAGGCCGGCGGCGCCGATCCGGCGGCGTGGATCGAAAAGGTCAAAGGCCGCATGATGGTCGTGCACCTGAAGGACATGAAGGTAACGAATAACCGCGGCGAGCGGTTGTTTGCCGAAGTGGGCGAAGGCAACATGAACTTCCCGCGCATTTTGCAGGCATGCGTGGATACCGGCGTCGAGTGGGGCGCGGTGGAGCAGGATCAGTGCTATGAGCGCAATCCGTTCGACAGCCTGGAGATCAGCTTGCGCAATTTGCAGGCGCTTGGCTTCGGAAAATAA
- a CDS encoding PIG-L deacetylase family protein, with protein sequence MTAKVAFLFAHPDDETFLCSCLIRKLADAQVPVSLLLATKGDAGYKNGYVKDLNLTREQLGAIRVREMEEAARILGIPQEAVQFLDFPDGQLQEADPDEFLRQVTAFLQRHEPQVVVTFPPDGGNGHRDHIAISQVTTKAVLGGGGPSVQKLYYCSSPALELSGHLPSVRLDTADMWAMKAEALKAHRSQLLAIERAFGTLDKVPEARRYEEFVLAWERGIRWPKKTEKSVLDGLHDDTNHS encoded by the coding sequence ATGACGGCGAAAGTCGCGTTTTTATTTGCCCATCCGGACGACGAGACGTTTCTTTGTTCGTGCCTCATCCGCAAGCTGGCGGACGCGCAGGTGCCCGTATCGCTGCTGCTTGCCACAAAGGGGGACGCAGGGTACAAAAACGGCTACGTCAAAGATTTGAATTTGACCAGAGAGCAGCTTGGAGCAATCCGTGTTCGGGAAATGGAAGAGGCGGCACGCATCCTGGGGATTCCGCAAGAGGCGGTTCAGTTTCTCGATTTTCCGGACGGGCAGCTGCAGGAAGCCGATCCGGACGAGTTTTTGCGGCAGGTGACGGCTTTTTTGCAGCGGCACGAACCGCAGGTGGTCGTGACGTTTCCGCCGGACGGGGGAAACGGGCATCGCGACCATATCGCGATCTCGCAGGTGACGACGAAGGCGGTGCTCGGCGGAGGAGGCCCGTCGGTGCAAAAGCTGTACTACTGCTCTTCTCCCGCGCTTGAGTTAAGCGGGCATCTTCCGTCCGTCAGGCTGGACACGGCGGACATGTGGGCGATGAAAGCGGAGGCGCTCAAGGCGCATCGCTCCCAGCTGCTGGCGATCGAACGCGCATTCGGAACGTTGGATAAAGTTCCGGAAGCGAGGCGCTACGAGGAGTTTGTGCTTGCCTGGGAGCGGGGAATCCGCTGGCCGAAAAAAACGGAGAAGTCCGTGCTGGATGGGCTTCATGACGACACCAACCACAGTTAA
- the thiM gene encoding hydroxyethylthiazole kinase → MTVNSGRIADILEKVRAQSPLVHNITNVVVTNFTANGLLALGASPVMAYAHEEVADMAKIAGALVLNMGTLDESVVRSMRIAGESANLHGVPVIFDPVGAGATPYRTETARRIMKELRVSILRGNAAEVANVIGKAWSIKGVDAAEQSGADVVALAREAAKTLGCTVAVTGKEDVVSDGELAYIVSGGTPLLTRVTGTGCLLTSIIGAFAAVEPDPVAATAAALAYYSAAAEAAVRLSGPDSPGAFQVELLNRLHRIGRTELAEYASVRRAD, encoded by the coding sequence ATGACCGTAAACTCCGGGCGAATCGCCGACATTTTGGAGAAAGTGCGGGCCCAAAGCCCGCTAGTGCATAACATTACGAATGTGGTGGTGACGAACTTTACCGCCAACGGGCTGCTCGCTTTGGGGGCATCGCCCGTGATGGCCTACGCCCATGAAGAAGTGGCCGATATGGCGAAAATCGCCGGCGCCCTCGTGCTGAATATGGGGACGCTCGACGAATCGGTCGTTCGGTCGATGAGGATTGCCGGCGAGTCGGCGAATTTGCATGGCGTGCCGGTTATTTTCGACCCGGTTGGAGCCGGGGCGACGCCCTACCGTACGGAAACCGCCAGGCGCATCATGAAGGAGCTGCGGGTGTCCATCTTAAGAGGCAACGCGGCGGAAGTGGCCAATGTCATCGGCAAAGCTTGGTCGATCAAAGGCGTCGATGCGGCTGAGCAGTCGGGAGCCGATGTCGTCGCGTTGGCCCGCGAAGCGGCGAAAACGTTAGGCTGCACGGTGGCGGTTACCGGCAAGGAAGACGTCGTGAGCGATGGCGAGCTCGCGTACATAGTCAGCGGCGGAACGCCGCTCCTGACCCGAGTAACGGGAACGGGCTGCCTGCTCACATCGATCATCGGTGCGTTTGCCGCAGTGGAGCCGGACCCGGTGGCGGCTACCGCAGCGGCGCTCGCCTATTACAGCGCAGCGGCCGAAGCCGCCGTACGGCTTTCCGGCCCGGATAGCCCCGGCGCCTTTCAGGTGGAGCTGCTGAACCGGCTGCACCGGATTGGCCGGACCGAGCTTGCCGAGTACGCATCGGTTCGCCGAGCCGACTAG
- a CDS encoding glyoxalase superfamily protein, whose protein sequence is MEHREVAMGSATPIIRIFDEEKAKRFYLDFLEFRCDWEHRFEENLPLYMQISLGSCVLHLSEHHGDACPGAAVRIPVSGIAEYHAGLLGKNYKYARPGLERTPWDTKEFSVHDPFGNRIVFYEEAAPRQDD, encoded by the coding sequence ATGGAACATCGCGAAGTGGCGATGGGGTCGGCAACGCCGATCATCCGCATTTTTGATGAAGAGAAGGCGAAGCGGTTTTACTTGGACTTTTTGGAGTTCCGGTGCGACTGGGAGCATCGGTTCGAGGAGAATTTGCCGCTGTATATGCAAATTTCCCTCGGCTCCTGCGTGCTCCATTTGTCGGAGCATCATGGGGACGCTTGCCCGGGGGCGGCGGTTCGCATCCCCGTAAGCGGCATCGCTGAGTACCATGCGGGACTGCTCGGTAAAAACTATAAATACGCCCGTCCCGGACTGGAGCGGACTCCGTGGGACACCAAGGAGTTTAGCGTGCACGATCCGTTCGGGAACCGAATTGTTTTTTACGAGGAGGCCGCTCCTCGTCAAGATGATTGA
- a CDS encoding response regulator, whose translation MYRVVLVDDEPIILRSLKVALPWEELGIAIVGEAANGEEGLAVIRSAKPDIVISDIRMPMLDGISMMKEAGQREGTPLFVLLSGYGEFEYAREALRHGAFDYLLKPIDHEELESVMREAKTRLDQEAEIHSERDYLTRSAQALSSLVRERLIGSMLEGGDKPFDPSYWLRGWDLEHPYAMLVIALDDMLEVARWSREDRKLWFFAVGNVLTEYGEKCGAFTVFPFRSGEWVMLLQHADSSRGDQADAEIGRIAEEIIRLVKSCTKLSCSVGISRKHSGVSELYACYRSASHALLARFAGGRERVYADAQPSAVGQEAGGGTSPRSRTAAAALPGWELRLAEAMAGFDKPRLAAHIGRLTGDMREGDLHQEEAAALMIELSVGLSRRLADLCGKPLPQLQELIAQFPQCGTLDEAERLLAATLERYIDEFADDVSREEEKRSIRKAMDYMAERYHYDLGIDEVAEFAGLSCSHFCVLFKKESGVTFLEYLTQLRIDRACSILRNTEVKVYQVAPLVGYRDPKYFTQVFKKLKGKTPSEYRTAVQL comes from the coding sequence ATGTACCGGGTTGTCCTTGTGGACGACGAACCGATCATTTTGCGAAGTCTAAAGGTCGCGCTGCCGTGGGAAGAGCTGGGCATTGCGATCGTCGGCGAAGCGGCCAACGGCGAAGAAGGGCTTGCCGTGATCCGAAGCGCGAAGCCGGATATTGTGATCAGCGATATCCGGATGCCGATGCTGGACGGGATCTCCATGATGAAGGAGGCGGGGCAGCGCGAGGGAACCCCTCTTTTCGTGCTGCTGAGCGGGTACGGGGAGTTCGAGTATGCCCGGGAGGCGCTGCGGCACGGCGCTTTCGACTATTTGCTCAAGCCGATCGACCACGAGGAATTGGAGTCGGTGATGCGCGAAGCGAAAACCCGCCTCGATCAGGAGGCCGAGATTCATTCGGAGCGCGATTACTTGACGCGGTCGGCTCAGGCGCTGTCCAGCCTCGTCAGGGAACGACTGATCGGCAGCATGCTGGAGGGCGGCGACAAGCCGTTCGATCCTTCGTATTGGCTGCGAGGCTGGGATCTCGAGCATCCGTACGCGATGCTGGTCATCGCGCTCGACGACATGCTGGAGGTCGCCCGCTGGAGCCGCGAGGACCGGAAGCTGTGGTTTTTCGCGGTCGGCAACGTGCTGACCGAATACGGGGAGAAATGCGGCGCGTTCACCGTATTTCCGTTCCGCAGCGGAGAATGGGTCATGCTGCTGCAGCATGCCGATTCGTCCCGCGGGGATCAGGCGGACGCGGAAATCGGGCGGATCGCCGAAGAGATCATCCGGCTGGTCAAATCGTGCACGAAGCTGTCGTGTTCGGTCGGCATCAGCCGGAAGCATTCCGGCGTAAGCGAGCTTTACGCATGCTACCGCAGCGCGTCGCATGCGCTGCTGGCGCGATTCGCCGGCGGACGCGAGCGGGTGTACGCCGATGCGCAGCCGTCGGCAGTCGGACAGGAGGCAGGCGGCGGCACGTCACCGCGCAGCCGGACCGCCGCAGCGGCGCTGCCCGGCTGGGAGCTGCGGCTTGCCGAGGCGATGGCCGGCTTCGACAAGCCGCGGCTGGCTGCGCATATCGGGCGGCTCACCGGCGATATGCGGGAGGGCGACCTGCACCAGGAGGAGGCGGCCGCGCTGATGATCGAGCTGTCGGTCGGCCTGTCCCGCCGGCTTGCCGATCTGTGCGGCAAACCGCTGCCGCAGCTGCAGGAGCTGATCGCCCAGTTCCCGCAATGCGGCACGCTCGACGAAGCCGAACGGCTGCTTGCGGCGACGCTGGAGCGGTATATCGACGAATTTGCCGACGACGTTTCCCGGGAGGAAGAGAAGCGTTCGATCCGCAAAGCGATGGACTATATGGCGGAGAGGTACCATTACGATCTCGGCATCGATGAGGTTGCGGAGTTCGCGGGCCTCAGCTGCAGCCATTTTTGCGTGCTGTTCAAGAAAGAGAGCGGCGTGACGTTTCTTGAATATTTAACCCAATTGCGCATCGATCGGGCATGCTCCATTTTGCGGAATACGGAAGTGAAGGTGTATCAGGTGGCGCCCCTTGTCGGTTACAGGGACCCGAAATATTTTACCCAGGTGTTCAAGAAGCTGAAAGGCAAGACTCCGTCCGAATACCGCACCGCGGTTCAATTGTGA